The following coding sequences lie in one Maribacter forsetii DSM 18668 genomic window:
- a CDS encoding NADP-dependent malic enzyme, producing MSNEKLRREALIYHAKPQPGKIKIVPTKPYSTQRDLALAYSPGVAEPCLEIAKDKDNAYKYTSKGNLVAIISNGTAVLGLGNIGPEASKPVMEGKGLLFKIFADIDGIDIEVDTEDVDKFIETVKMIAPTFGGINLEDIKAPEAFEIERRLKEELDIPVMHDDQHGTAIISAAALLNALELSKKKMEDVRIVISGAGAAAVSCTKLYKAFGAKAENIVMLDSKGVIRKDADNLSPAKKEFATDRKIDTLDEAMVDADVFVGLSIANVVSPAMLESMAENPIVFAMANPDPEIAYDLAVATRKDIIMATGRSDHPNQVNNVLGFPFIFRGALDVRATAINEAMKMAAVKALADLTRQPVPEQVNIAYGETRLTFGKEYIIPKPFDQRLIYEIPPAVAKAAMESGVAKAPIDDWDKYREELMLRSGNDNKVVRQLHGRARSNAKKIVFAEADHLDVLKAAQIVHEEGIAIPILLGRKDIILELKKELEFDADLAIIDPMSEEFDERHVRYATKYWESRKRSGVTFYSAKIKMRERNYFGSMMVMEGDADGMISGYSRAYPTVVKPILEVVGRASQVKKVATVNIMITDRGPLFLADTSINIEPNAEELADIAQMTANVASNFGFNPVLAMLSYANFGSSTHPNAKKVREAVQILHETKPDLVVDGEIQTDFALNRELHESKFPFSKLAGRKVNTLIFPNLESANITYKLLKELNSADSIGPIMVGLRKAVHIMQLGASVDEIVNMAAVAVIDAQEREKRKKAKGSK from the coding sequence ATGAGCAATGAAAAGCTAAGAAGAGAAGCACTTATTTATCATGCAAAACCACAGCCTGGTAAGATAAAAATAGTACCTACTAAACCATATAGTACACAACGTGATCTTGCTCTGGCGTACTCGCCCGGTGTTGCAGAGCCATGTTTAGAAATAGCAAAGGATAAGGACAACGCCTATAAATATACTTCTAAAGGTAATTTAGTAGCCATTATATCTAACGGTACCGCTGTTTTGGGTTTAGGAAATATAGGTCCTGAGGCTTCAAAACCGGTAATGGAAGGTAAAGGTCTTCTTTTTAAGATTTTTGCGGATATTGATGGTATTGATATTGAAGTGGATACTGAAGATGTAGATAAGTTCATTGAGACCGTTAAAATGATTGCTCCAACTTTTGGTGGAATTAACCTAGAGGATATCAAAGCTCCTGAAGCTTTTGAGATTGAACGTAGATTAAAAGAGGAATTGGATATTCCTGTAATGCATGATGACCAACACGGTACGGCTATTATTTCTGCTGCTGCTTTATTGAATGCTTTGGAGCTTTCTAAAAAGAAAATGGAAGATGTACGCATTGTTATTAGTGGTGCAGGTGCTGCCGCTGTTTCGTGTACTAAATTGTACAAGGCATTTGGTGCCAAAGCGGAAAATATAGTAATGCTTGATAGTAAGGGTGTTATTAGAAAAGATGCCGATAATTTATCTCCTGCAAAGAAGGAATTTGCAACCGATAGAAAAATAGATACCCTAGATGAAGCAATGGTAGATGCCGATGTATTCGTTGGTCTTTCCATAGCGAATGTTGTAAGTCCGGCGATGTTGGAATCTATGGCAGAGAATCCTATAGTGTTTGCAATGGCTAATCCAGATCCAGAGATTGCTTATGATTTGGCAGTTGCTACACGTAAGGATATTATAATGGCAACAGGAAGATCAGATCATCCTAACCAAGTGAATAATGTACTTGGTTTTCCATTTATATTTAGAGGTGCATTAGATGTAAGGGCTACCGCGATTAATGAAGCTATGAAAATGGCTGCAGTAAAAGCTTTGGCAGATTTAACAAGACAACCGGTACCTGAGCAAGTGAATATTGCTTATGGTGAAACTAGACTAACATTTGGTAAGGAGTATATTATTCCAAAACCTTTTGATCAACGATTAATATATGAAATACCACCTGCTGTAGCTAAAGCTGCTATGGAAAGTGGTGTAGCTAAGGCACCTATAGACGATTGGGATAAATATAGAGAGGAGTTGATGCTTCGTTCTGGGAATGATAATAAAGTTGTACGTCAACTTCATGGTAGGGCTCGTAGCAATGCCAAGAAAATTGTATTTGCAGAAGCTGATCATTTAGATGTTTTAAAAGCGGCGCAGATAGTACATGAAGAGGGTATAGCAATTCCTATTCTTTTAGGTAGAAAAGATATTATTCTTGAATTAAAGAAAGAGTTGGAGTTTGATGCTGATCTTGCTATTATTGATCCTATGTCAGAGGAGTTTGACGAGCGCCATGTTCGTTATGCTACTAAATACTGGGAAAGCCGTAAGAGAAGCGGGGTGACTTTTTACAGTGCGAAAATAAAAATGCGCGAGCGTAATTATTTCGGTTCTATGATGGTGATGGAGGGAGATGCTGATGGTATGATTTCTGGTTACTCAAGAGCATATCCTACGGTGGTAAAACCAATTTTAGAAGTTGTTGGTAGAGCAAGTCAGGTTAAGAAAGTAGCTACGGTGAACATTATGATTACCGATAGAGGGCCGTTGTTTTTGGCCGATACTTCAATCAATATAGAACCAAATGCCGAGGAATTGGCAGATATAGCACAAATGACCGCAAATGTTGCTTCAAATTTCGGATTCAATCCCGTGTTGGCAATGTTGAGTTATGCAAACTTTGGTTCTTCAACACATCCTAACGCGAAAAAGGTTAGAGAGGCAGTTCAAATTCTTCATGAAACAAAGCCAGATTTGGTGGTTGACGGTGAAATACAAACAGATTTTGCTTTAAACAGAGAGCTTCACGAGAGTAAGTTTCCGTTTTCTAAGCTAGCTGGTAGAAAGGTGAACACCTTAATATTTCCTAATTTAGAATCCGCAAACATTACCTATAAGCTATTGAAAGAATTGAATAGTGCAGATTCTATCGGTCCAATCATGGTAGGTTTAAGAAAAGCCGTTCATATTATGCAATTAGGAGCTAGTGTTGATGAAATAGTAAACATGGCTGCAGTTGCTGTAATTG